AGACAGACAGTACAGTGTTCACCTACTGACAAATAAACTGACCAGAGTTGTTTTTGATCGTTACTAATCAGATTATTGACTTTAGAGGACATTATTTGATCAGTAGAGGAGGAAAGGGAGAAGGCCAGGTAATCTCCATTCTGTTGACTCAGTTACTTGTGGGGAAAAATGCCTCAGTTTATAAACCGTGACCAAATATTTGCACATCAGGTGCATCTGCTGGAGCACAATTTGAGGGTAAGTGAGTGGGGCTAGTAATGGAGTAGATCATTGGTATATGTTATGTGACTTAATGTAAAGCTCAATTTATGTCCTCCAAGTACTACCTGCAAAGTCCTAGTGTGGATTCAGGAGCTACAGGAGCAttctttgatattttatttggGCTTTTCCTACTAAAAACAATTTAGCAGATGTTGCATTTTTCTCTATTTATGAAGAACATAAAACTTTTGTATGATTAATTGCTGTTTCTGatgtactttttaaatgatgTAAGTAGGTGGATACTCCAGCCTTTGTAACATTGTATGGGATCacttgtgtgttcatgtgtatgGATCTTATTTTAGCTGATAGTCCTGCTGTTGCTGACTGTAAGAAAGACAATTTATTCACATGCAGGTGCAGAATATGATTCTGTTTTATCCCGTTCAGTGTTTAGGAAAGTTGTGTTGGGACCAAGAAGAGGACACAAAGGCTGTGAACCATCATCAGCCCAAAAGGACAATAACTCAGCAAGAAACTGCTGAAGAAAGTTGAATTTACTGGTTCTTATCTGAATGTGTGCCACTGGTGGTTAACATGTATGTGGTATCTTTGCAtctcctgcaggtttctgtAACTGGAGCTGAGGTTAATTGGAACCACTTGTTATTGCCAGAAGTTTTCATCTTAGGGCATGAGTAGGCGGCTGTTTGAGGAGGAATATCTTAAGGCACTCACACTTTGCCCTTAAGCAAAAATTGTACAAGCTCTGTAACAAGAAACTGCGACTATctataattaaaacatttgtttttactgaatttaaCTGCTGGCAGCACTCTGGGCTGGACTAAAGAGAGTTCAAATCTAAGGATTGGTATGGTAGAAGTTGTAAGGGTCTGGCATAACACAAAGGTACATCTCACAAAGGGATTCAAAGGCTACGTGTTGCTTGTATCTCAGTCAGGGTAATCCTCTCACACAGTCCATCCCCTTTGCTCTCTTGCAACCTGCCCTTTGTATTAAATGAAGGTTGTCACCTGTTCTACGCACGTTAGCCAGTCACCTGGTCAGCCTCTCTTTGCCCATGATTGGTTGAAAGGGATTTTGTCATTTACTTTAGCCAAAATAAGCCTGAGCacaaaaagcacattttctaCAAGCTGCTCCAAAGAAAATTAAGTTTCTCAATtgatctttcattttttatttccatcaataAAGTTGAGGAGAAATTAGgaaatgcttgaaatattttAGCTTCTTTCTCACCATTGTGTGTAACATTTAGTGTCAATTTGcactttaaatattgtttttatgtctgaatGGGATAGTTTAGTGATTTGTGAGTGCACATTGGTGCTCCAGGGTAAAAGATTTGGCCTGGATTCAAAGATATACCCAGTATAACACAGTTGTTACCCAAACAGGCTCTTTAGTCACTTTAAGTTAAATCGATCTGCAAGTTTTATTATTACTTAGACTGTACTGTACCACATCAGATTCCTCCCTAACTCTTTTGTAATGTTGAATGCAGAATAGAAACAGATGCACTGGATCTTAAACGTCCCTTCACTTGTCCAGATTTGCAGACTTGTGTTGCAGCTCTGGAGTGCTCTCTAGAGGAGGAAAGGGAAAAGTGCAGATCAGAGAGGCAGAAGGGAAAAGAACTTCTCTACACTCTGGTGATGAGTAGATTTTTATTGTAAGAATCAGCATTGTGTTCATCAGTTAAGAATAACTGATGAGTATAAATCATTAATAATGCCTGAtggttggttttgtttttatgtaggAGCTGAAAGGAAACATCAGGGTTAACTGCAGGGTGCGTCCAGTTCTACCCGTTGACCATATCCAGCCCTTCACCAGTGGACCAGGGTGGGTTGTCATTTCTCCACACTATGAAATACAGCAAAAAACCACAACATTAGAGTAAGAAAtgcttaaaaagtttaaaattactGTCCTTTGTGTTTCAGGCCTGCATCATCAGAAGAAGTAGTATATGCAACCAGCTGCTCAAAGCCAGTTTTATTCATTACTGATAGTCAGCTGCACTGCTCTTACATTTTAACTCTGCCTCATGTTTTTAGAGGACATGGTCATGGTGAATTGCCTGAAAAGAGGGATTCCTGTGCAACACAAGATGTTTGAGTTTTACACAAAATACTGACTTAATGAAGCATTAAGttattttctccattttggcAAATGTGTTTCTTCTGGGGTGCATGGACCAGAAGACTCCCAGGATGCTGTGTCTGAAGATGTGAAGTCGCTCCTTAGATCTCTGCTGGATGGGTGAGTGTAAAATGAAAAGCACAACATCTAGTATAGCGTCATTCAGTTGTTTTCATTCAACAAACTGAGCTTCGCAGCATTAGTTGGATGGCTTGTCCTTCCCTGCATTGCAGCTATAATATGTGTATAATGGCATATGGGCAGCGGAAAAACTCACACCATGATGGGATCCCAGTCACTAGGGAAGCAGTCAGGGATGCAGCAGGAAGTTCAGCAGGGTATTATCCCCAAGACTGCTGCTGAGCTCTTTCAGTGAGAGAAAGACCTTCCAAATatcaagaaaaataattaataatctcTGGACACTGTGTAGATTTAGGTTAATTGTATATATAGTACACACTTAATGTtcaagcagatttttttcttatcacATGCCCATGTTTATCTGTTTCCATTGGTACCTAGGCTTATCTCAGAAAGGCCAGCAGAAAGTCACACTGTGGAGGTGTCGGTGATGGAGGTGTACAGCAACAAGGTGTCTGCTCGCCAGAGATGAGCATGGAAACGCTGCAGGCCAGCGCCGGGATGTTATCACCACCTCCTCTGGTGCCAGCCAGGTCACCTCCCTCACATATGAGTGATTACATTTAGAACAGAGGCAACTGTGGAGGctatgttttaaaacataatttaaatactgaaataaaacacaagattttttttcatttgttcacaATTTTCTTTAATCAAACATAGAGTAACATGCAAAATGGCACTGAAAGGCATTGTACCCTTTTCAGCCATTAATTTACAGCTCTAGCGAACAGATTTATGGAGTTGAGTGACCTGCTCAGCTCCATTCAGCTtctctgttttttcatttttaatatttttatgttagtAACAGTCAATAACCTTTGAAGCACGTTATTGCCATATAAGAGCACACAGTAAATAGCATGAGTGTTCACACCAGCACACACCAAACTGATTGCTTGACAGTTCATTTTATCCTTAAATAATTTCACTCTATTGACTGAAGTTTGGCTGACGACAGTTGTCCCTCTCCCAAGGCTGAGTCATTGAAATGACCCAGATTGTTAAAACTGCAGAGGGCATGTAACAGCTGGAGGCTCCATCAACACACCAGTCAAAGATGCTTTATCTCATATTGACTTGATGAACACCAGTCCTTACTGTTGgtccatttttctgttttacttacAAACTGTTGCTTATCAGGCAATCTTCAatcaatgtttttgtcttttttttatttatttatttatttatttatttgcactgATGGAAGATTTGGTGACAATTCTAGTCAAATTTCAGCTATATAATTTCTGATGAGAATTTGTCATTTAAGACAAACCAAACAGCAAGAGTACATCAGTTTCATCTTCTCACTTTGGTGGCAAGagaaggcaagtttatttacataacatattacatatacagaagcaattcaatgtgctttacataacagcatgcaacaaaatcaaaggccaatgacagaaaaaatgcaatataccattaaaaactgtgtttctactgAAATGTAATCAATTTACTTAAGTAACttagtttttattatcttaaaatgagacatttatatctacttgccatGGGTCTATGGCTCCTGCCATATACTGTATGTACCACCGCAGTACCAGCTTTAATAGGTGCTAAAGCaccatttgggataagtaacacattaaaaggaccatagaagatAGTACTCATGTACATAATGTTAATATAGTTACCTGTAGCGCAATCATTGCAACACATGAGGGCCCTGGATCCACTTGCAGATGTTTACACtgttatgtctggaagaattttggccactgacggccactGTCCATTCACATCAGTGCTGGGCATTCAAAGTAATTCCTATTCCCATCTTTGCCACTAGGTGTCAGTAATTCtcacacactgtacctttaaaaagtgaagctgactggggagcaagttGGAAAAGTTTGTTTGGTGGCTCCCCAAGTTTTAAactgagtttttactttttatatttagatttaatttttaattaacacagaaaaatatatgtttatttatttattttaacagttttgcAGTAGCAATGCTTTTAAACCTCCACCTTTTGAAACTCTTAGAAATCAAATTTAATGATATGAGGAAAGGGTGTTTGAACGGATGGACCCACCCAAACTATCATTACGCTTCCATTTACAGCGGGCAGATGAAGCTCGACCCTCAAATTGTAAGACAAAGAggcaaacatttattaaaaaaaatttaattatggTAACAAAAAGATAACTTCAGAAAGAGAAATTCCAGTACAATTGTGTTTTTTAGGGaagttttgtactttttttaaacaactattttcttatttttattcaaatctgGGAGACATATTGAATACACACCtagttaataaaaattatttgatcTTGCAGTTCTTAAAGCGGTTATTCAGTCAAATGATTAGATGATCAAATCATCTACTAGAGAGCCTCTTGTAATCAAAAAGGCAGTGAAATTAACTATATTAACgatatatattttaatcaaaaaatTGTGAAATGTGACTGTTGTTTGGTGCAGTAGTACATTAGACTTTAAGACTAATGCAACTGACAGGAAATCATAGActttaatttattgttaaaaaacactaaaattttGATGGCAGCTTTTGAAAATGGGTTTCACTCTTAGTCTTGCAGGCCTGTGAATAATGCCTCTGAGGTGATACGAATTATTAACCATGTTCTGAAGCTCAGGACTCACTGTCCCACCCTAATCCACACAGACTCGTCTCGCTCCCACTTCATAGTCACCCCTCACCATTTCTTCCACGAGCCCCAACACTTTGGCCCTGGGTAAGATTCATAAAAGTGCTCTTAAACTTCATCTCCACACCAATGATCCAGGTCCTATATTCATTGTTCTTCGTTTAGCCTGCAAGCTAGAGTGCCAAAAAAGACATGCAGCACTCCACCCATAAGGAAGAACGTGCCGACCCCACCATCCGCAACTCACCTGACAAGGTTTTTGCCAGCCCTGCCTCCTCTCCATATACCTCCCCTTCTTTTCCCCCTTGCATCTCACCCAGACACAGCGTCTCCCAGACTCTGTTCAGCACTAAGCTGCAGCTGGTGGACCTGGCAGGGAACAAGTGTGTTGGTAGGAGCTCAGTGAAGGatgttctttgtgtttgtgggcAGTAAGAGAGCATTAAAGCCTGAGTATTACAGAATGCATTAGGGAAGATTTGAACTGGAAAACGAACCCATCTTAGTGTGCCAAATTGcaaaagattatttaaaaggcttttaaactgctgattaaaattttaattttgctttttgAAACTCAACAGTAGCATTTCAGCCCAAACAAGCTGATGTTATGTGTTTGGTGTAAGATTTTAGGTAGCATTTGGGGTTTGATTTAAACATGCAGCTCAAATAAAGCTTGTGTTTGTAATGgtctttattattaatattattattggtagtagtagtagtattatataatgtatttaatgcattattttgtaAGTAGTCCATTAAATATATAACTACAAAACTGAAACTATAGTCCTTTGGAATTCTCTTCTATTTTTTAAGCTATTTGGTAAACCCAGTACAACTGATGCTTGTTCACTTAAAGAAAATCAACTAACTTCTAAACGTGCAAACCAGGTGTAACAGAAGTTTCAGGTGCTGCTCTGTGAGAGGTGCCATATATAAACCACAGTTTATCGACTTATTCTGATGTCCTGGGAGCTCTAGCTGAACAGAGACCACATGTCTCCTACAGGAACAGCAGACTTATCCATCTGCTACAAGATGCAATCGGTGAGATGCACAATTGTTTGGCTAATATTTAAGAACCTGTGTCACCGGTTCCTCCCATCTAACCCCAAGGAAAACTCATTCCATGACAATGTCAGTTTCATCTTACTGAAACTGAATCACTATGAAAAACTCCaaagataaataatttttatcttttccatcACATTGGCAATATGTTCCTCTTGTTCCTCTTCACTTTGTCCACTAGGTGGCGATGCcaagctgctggtggtgtaatacGTCTCTCCAATGCAGCGTTTCATCAGAGTCCCTGCAGTCTTTTGCTTTTTGGCCTCCTGGTCCACCAAGTCCAAGTAACTTTGAGTAATACACTCAAAGTTAAGTGACAGACAAGAGGCAGACGGGACAAAGCAGATCCTTAATCAGTCAtgcaaacagacaaaataaagtaaagtaagagaaagttaaagatgtttttatttgataattCATGATCAACTGTCagatctgcttttttttaaattttttttattgtatctgTGAAACTCTGAAATGACCAATACCTTCATGTTCTCAGCCttaaacagtaaaaatctaTTGAATTATTTAGCAGGCAATTTCCCTGCTATTCTATACATTGattgaattaaatatttttagcatattaacatgacagagTAGTTAACGTTTCTAGACTAAGTTTTGTCTGCTCAATCCTTTAACTAAGAAAGAATTCACTGATTTCCACTTTAGATTATTAGTAGGATGTAGATCAAACTTAACTGTATTGGAAAATGCAAAATCTTTATAGTGGTTTTCATGTGCTCATTTCTTTCCTACCTGCAGCTGCTTTCCCTTCCTTCTGTTTTAGCTTTAGTTATGTATGTATAACATTCTACACATTGAATATGTAATAATTACATTCTTCTGTTACATTACAAACTCTTCAAAAGCCTGATCAGTATTACTAAATATTAAACAGATGCTATGTACATATGCATTTGTGTATCAGTCTATTGCAGAATTAGCCGTTATCAGATAAGAGGGCTTGAGTACATTGTGCCAACTgtctaaaataaacaatttatgTCCAGTTTATGACTCACAATGGGCTTTCTATACAAATGGCTGTGTGTAGATTACAGAAGATAAATGCACATAAAGAGCTGCATGGGCGATGCTGTTATTTCTAGCCATCACTCGGTAGAAGCAGGCAGATAAAAGATTTTGCACAAGCACATTTCGAGCAGGGAGTTGTAAAAGTTTCCATTGTGACATTGGTGaaaaatttaagtaaaacaGATGGTGATTATTTGCAGaggcaattttatttatttgactccagttttggaaaaaaaaacaaatgactaatcCCTTCGGTCTGAAACAATTGGACATAACGCCAGCATGAGTAAAATATCTAGTAATTAAATCTTTTCCATCACTTCCCCTTTTTAAATAAGCCTCCTCCTACCAGCGCTCTGCAAACTGTGACAAGAGCTTCTCACAATGAAGTGAAGTTCTAATCCATGCAGTCCCAAAGCTGACAAGTCTGAGACTCAGATGTCACACACTACCTTGACATGAAAGCTGAAACTGCACGCTTGCAGATGAATGGTGACAGAACaaagaaataagataaaaacaagaatgacAACATAATAAACGTGAAAACTGCAGAAGCACTTTTAGTTTAGAAAGAtgatagaaacagaaaaagagatttAAGACGACGAGCAAAGCGAgaatgagaggagaggaaaatggAAATGGAGGAATGTGAAAGTGTGAGGAGAGTTATGTAAGAATAACAATGCTTGTATGAAAGAATTCCTCCACCAAGATGAGAGCAGTCAGAGGTGTGACTTGTGAAACTTGTGTATGAATTTTGTGAAGCTTTGATAATTAGGAAAgagaatggattttttttctttttgcataatTTAGATGATTCTTTTAAACTCGTTCAAAAACAGCAGCCCAAAAGGGACAAATCACAGCCTTTTGTGTTTCCATAAAGCTCATATTTAGCTCAGCAGCAAACTCATAAAAGTAAAGCTGAAACATAacattagatttttattaattcaagcAAACTGTTACAGTCAACAGTTACATAAGTTACATGTTATACAGTAATGATCtaatcattttcttcttttaaaccaGGGTTTCTGCCCCTGGTGCCCTCCCCCCAAACATAGAAACAGCAAATCCATACAAGCGCAGGCAAGTAAGTAGTAACAGCACGATACATTCATCAACTCAACAATACGTTTTGTACGAACAATAAGgcaagtagaagaaaaaaaacaaatggaaaaggaTGGCAGACATTTTCTTCAAAATGAGCCAAAACAAGGCATAATGTATCCTTCTCTTTGAGGCCTCAAAAAGGCAGTATCACGTAGAGTTTCTTCTTCTGAACAACGAGGAGAAGCTTCTCGTTTGTGGGCAGGTACACAGTAAAGGGGGATCTGACAGGAAAAAGCTGCCTTCAATGGTATTGAATGGTTTGTACCTGGTGTTGGTCAGGTTCTTCTGTGTACACTGACTTTTTATCAGTGACAAGAAGAGGCAGGAATTCTGATGTGCATCTACAGCTTCAAATCACTTCCAGAGTcaatttctgcagcaaaaaaaCATGAGAAGATGATTGGAGCTGATTATACCTAAAGATCAATGGCTTACGGTTTCTCTGACATTTCCTGATGTCATTATGGGCAGAAGTGGCTCCTCTGAACCtggacagacaaaaaaaaatgcactctCTTGGCATATGATTCCCTGGGGTAAAGGTAAGTGGATGGATATGCACACATGTGGTCAAAGCAGCCATATGCTTCCCCAACTTCAACTGAACCACACAATGAACAACACATGACAACACAATCAGCTGTTTGCTCTTAGTGGTAAGCAGTCCTGGTAAAAAgtgagtggaaataaaaatctaacCAGCTGGTGTTTAAACTTTTCATGTAGTAATCAGAATTAGAAACCACCATCCTTCTaaactgtatttgttttttatataagaggtaaataaaaagaaaaaaaggaagcattACCCAATGCCGCCTTCAGCCACCAGGTGGCAAAACTATGGAGAACTGAAGATAAATGCAACATGCCTTCGTATTTCCTTCTctagctgtgttttttttttttttttttacattaatgcaCAGGTAAGAAACAAAATCAAGTGGCGCTTCAAAAAGTTTTTGTGTCTAACAGTAAACATGGGGGACGTCATCTCAAGAAATCCCTCTGAAAAAAAAGGTCATGTGGCAGTGCAGAGAAGAGTGAAAGCAAAAATCTTCTCTTGTAACACCAGACGAGGGGGGACATGAAGACGGAGACTCTCCGCCCAACACAAACCACAACAAGACAGAGATATGccaagataataaaaaaaaagcttgactGAAGGAGAGTGGGCAACAACAATGCTCCTCTTCGTTGATGGGGAGGAGCGGAGTGTAGGGGTGGGGTGTTGGTGGAGGGAGGGGCACCTGAACATGTTTGTCCATTGCTGCCAACGCTGCTCTCTTTTCCCAGCAGCCTTCATTCCATCCAGTCCCCTTCATCGAACTCGGATTCATCCTCAGAGTCCGAGTACTCCACGGCGATGCGGCGCGATAGAATGGTGGCCACGTCATTCCCAACCCGCTCGTGTTTAGCCTCCTGTTCTCGCTGCTCCTCCACTTTGCGCAGCTGTATGCCTGCAGCGGGGAAATAAGAATAGGCTTGAGTTCATGACCTTATATGAAAATATATGATAATTACTCCCATGGAAGCAAAACATCTTAAAGGATGTCTAAATTACTAAAATGCACCAGGGAGAAAAAGAGGCTTACGCAAGGAGGGATAAGTGAGGATACATAGGTGTATTCTTCCCAGAAGTCTTAAGCATTAAGTC
The sequence above is drawn from the Melanotaenia boesemani isolate fMelBoe1 chromosome 22, fMelBoe1.pri, whole genome shotgun sequence genome and encodes:
- the kif25 gene encoding LOW QUALITY PROTEIN: kinesin-like protein KIF25 (The sequence of the model RefSeq protein was modified relative to this genomic sequence to represent the inferred CDS: inserted 4 bases in 2 codons; deleted 1 base in 1 codon; substituted 3 bases at 3 genomic stop codons), producing the protein MPQFINRDQIFAHQVHLLEHNLRVKRQFIHMQVQNMILFYPVQCLGKLCWDQEEDTKAVNHHQPKRTITQIETDALDLKRPFTCPDLQTCVAALECSLEEEREKCRSERQKGKELLYTLELKGNIRVNCRVRPVLPVDHIQPFTSGPGPASSEEVVYATSXDMVMVNCLKRGIPVQHKMFEFYRVHGPEDSQDAVSEDVKSLLRSLLDGYNMCIMAYGQXGKTHTMMGSQSLGKQSGMQQEVQQGIIPKTAAELFQLISERPAESHTVEVSVMEVYSNKVXLLARDEHGNAAGQRRDVITTSSGASQVTSLTYEPVNNASEVIRIINHVLKLRTHCPTLIHTDSSRSHFIVTLTISSTSPNTLALGKIHKSSAKKDMQHSTHKEERADPTIRNSPDKVFASPASSPYTSPSFPPCISPRHSVSQTLFSTKLQLVDLAGNKCVGVTEVSGAALXEVPYINHSLSTYSDVLGALAEQRPHVSYRNSRLIHLLQDAIGGDAKLLVVXYVSPMQRFIRVPAVFCFLASWSTKSK